Genomic window (Maylandia zebra isolate NMK-2024a linkage group LG11, Mzebra_GT3a, whole genome shotgun sequence):
tgggttttttctttgcctaattttgacagccctagcCTCCGGTTATTCAAATTGGTGGAAAATACTGTCTGGCCATTACATACAAATAATGACATTGTTACATTGTTTCCCTTGTTTTATTTGGTTGCAATCGTACCCAGATTTCATCGTCAGCGCCTATATCAGGGATGCACTCTGTCAGCAGCTCAGAAGACATCAAGCCTCCGTTTGGCCTGAGGCCCATGCAGGCTCACAGCCCGGGAATAATGTTGTCTCAGAAACGACTGTGTGTCATCTGTGGGGACCGCTCTTCTGGTGAGTGAACTTAATCAGCACAAGGTAAAGGACAGAAGTGAAACATCAGCCAACGAATATTTCAACCCATGATAACACTTTCATGTAGTGGATCTTACTTATTACGAATGATAGCAAAAAGTTTCCCCAACTCATACATGCAGGTTGATGTTGTCTTCCTTCCAGTCTTCTCATTGGGCCGTAACGTtcgtttccccccccccccccccccttatgtTACAGGCAAGCACTATGGAGTGTACAGCTGTGAGGGTTGCAAAGGTTTCTTTAAACGAACTGTGCGAAAAGACCTGAGTTACACCTGCAGAGATAACAAAGAGTGCCTGGTTGACAAACGCCAGCGCAATCGCTGCCAGTACTGCCGCTACCAGAAGTGCCTGGCCATGGGAATGAAGAGGGAAGGTATGCAAAGTATTAGAATATTGCCGTAGAGAGCTTGTTTGGCAGTCAGACGGTTTAGCAACGCGTTTTGTTCTGACTTGTCTTACATGTAACTGTACCCACAGTGATAAGTCAAAATGTTGTATGTTagcggtaaaaaaaaaaaaactagctgTGAATTAAAATTTCATGAAGTTATTAATTATACAGAGTTAAGCctaaataaaacagtttaagTAAATGTGGACTATTGATAACATACATTAGGACAGACAGGTTTGTTGGGGCTGGTGCAACTAACCTGTCTCCAATTCAAATCTTTCTCCATCTTTCACTAGCAATCAAACTTGTAAAGGACATAACAGAAGATGGAAAAGTTGAAGGATGGATGAGTATGACATTGAATTCTTGAGGATACTGTATTTTAATGTCACATGGAGAATTAGAAATTGTTAGAAATGCAAAGTTCATGACATTTGTGTGTGAATTTGACCTGAGAATGATGGAATGATGGAGAGTGATGACTGCCAAATGTAGTATGTGGCACGTATGTGGTCTAATAAACAGTAATCCAAGGAGTTCTAATTTTGATTGCTGTTAAGGGCACAGATCGGATTCGTATAGCTGCAGTTTTCAGTGTCTGATTGCCTAGTGATAATGGCAGATTATCCCTCAGTGTCAGCATTTTAAGAAGAGTCCTGGCTTGTGTTGCTTATACTGCTTCAAAATTACTTAAGTTTTAAGTAATATAATACCAATACAACAATTCATAGTCAGTTTTGAAAATTCTGGAAAAATGGGGCGGGAGGAAGAGCATGTGTGAAAACCTTCAAATTAACTTGCACGGCTGCTTGACTGCTTTAAATAGAGAAAGATTATTTTGAGTTGgtccaaaacattttttttgtttttgggttcAAAGGCTTGTATTTGTATGTTTATGCTTAGCTTCATTCTTGTGCTACATAAACCACTCTCTACTGAGTGAGCTTCCACTGGTGAACATCCACACAGATATTATATAGAGTCGAGTTCTGATTTGACCCTAAGGTTCTGAGCAGAAAACCCTAATTTATTTATAGTTTGAACTTGATTGAACATCTGGTTGTACACATTAATACACAACAGTAGAtaattgtttcatttccactgtAAATTAGATCCAGTGAACTTGTCTTCATCTTTAAAACATGATGTCTAACCAGATTCTTTACTTTAGCTTTGAACACTGTGAGTCATATTCTTCAGCATGCActaaaaacaaatatgtagcACTGCGTTGTTTAATTTTTGCAATGTGACTAAAAGAAAATTAAGCATGTCTCAGACTGATGCTGAAAatctagttcatgcatttattatatGTAGGCTGGGCTATTGTTATTCATTATCCTCATCTCACACTAAATACTCCCAGAAAGGCCTCAAGTAATTCCAAAACACAGCAGTGTGAGTGCTAACTGGGACTAAAAATATTTCTCTCATATTAGATTTTCTTCATTGCCTTCTTGTcgaatccagaattgaatttaaaatccttctcataTACAAAGTTTTGAATGATCATTTCCCATCATATACTGCCCCACCCTGGGGTTTCTGAAAGTAAAATGGGAGACAGAGCTTCAGCTATCAGGCCCCTCTACTGTaaaaccagctcccagtttgtaCTGGGGAGACAAATGCCTATTCTTTTAAGATTAGATTTAAAACTTTGCTTTTTGATCAAGTTTATAGCTGGGGCTAGAACCCtctcttagttatgctgcagtaggCTTAGGCTGCTGGGGAATTTGGGCCCTGAACCTTTCTTCTTTTCactttgtgtgtttatacatcACTGTTGCATTTAGAGGTTTCAACCAGCAGCAGTAATTATTAAACTGTGGCTCCCTCCCACGGTGTGGCTTCTTTGCTTTCTCCCTCTGCTCCCTTTTCTTTGTCCTCAACCCGCACTTTGGTGCCTCcgctcacccccaaccagtcgcagcaggtGGCTGCCCCTCCATGAAGCTGGTTGTGCCAAAGGATTACTTCcttttaaaaaggagtttttccttcccagtgtCACCAAGGGCTTCCTCATAGGGGGTCGACTGATTCTTTGGGTTTCCTTTGTAATACTGCAGGGTCTTTACCCTACAGTATAAAGAGCCTTGATGcgactgttgttttgatttagtACTATATAAATAAGATAAAGTAAAATTCAATTGAATTTTGGGTCCCACCACTCAGTTAAAATTGATAACAATTCACTACATTAAAAGTCATATACATCTATATTGCTCTTACTAAGTTTTGTCTGTATAGCAGACTTTCTCAGTGCATCAGAAAATGATTGCACATAGTCAGAACACTTTGCATTTTAACTCTTACAAGCATCATTGatggtctgtttgtgtgttttgtgtgatgCAGCGGTACAAGAGGAACGACAGAGGAACCGAGAGCGGGAAGGCGAGCTGGAATTCAGTGTTGGAGTGAATGACGAGATGCCTGTGGAGAAGATCTTGGAGGCAGAGACGGCTGTGGAGCAAAAGACTGAGCTTCACTCAGACGGAGGCTCTGCAGGAAACTCGGTGAGTGGTTGGAACGTAAATGCATTTACATGGCAGCACTATAAACAGAGTGATAGCTATGTTTATTAAGATGAAAGCTTACTAAAATTACTGGAAGCATtgattgtctttttttgttttgtttcagccACATGATGCTGTTAGCAACATCTGTCAGACTGCAGACAAACAGCTGTTTGCCCTGGTGGAGTGGGCAAAGAGAATCCCTCATTTCTCTGAACTGCCCCTTGATGATCAGGTCATCCTTCTGCGTGCAGGTATGAACAAGCACACACAAGTGATCTGATCAGCTTTGATGTTATAAGTTTATCAAAGGCACCATACAGTATTCTTCTGAAGTGGCCAAATATGTCCTTTTATGCTGGTTATTGTAATTCTTAACATACAGTTACATTGCTATCTAAGTTATTGTTGTTTGGAGCCGTTTAATTATATTTGTGTACTTGAATACTCTATAAATTGCAT
Coding sequences:
- the rxrbb gene encoding retinoic acid receptor RXR-beta-A isoform X1; its protein translation is MSSQQPNSSASNSPTSILGSPFSVISPSLNSPVVPHSLGFGPISNSQISSSAPISGMHSVSSSEDIKPPFGLRPMQAHSPGIMLSQKRLCVICGDRSSGKHYGVYSCEGCKGFFKRTVRKDLSYTCRDNKECLVDKRQRNRCQYCRYQKCLAMGMKREAIKLVKDITEDGKVEGWMTVQEERQRNREREGELEFSVGVNDEMPVEKILEAETAVEQKTELHSDGGSAGNSPHDAVSNICQTADKQLFALVEWAKRIPHFSELPLDDQVILLRAGWNELLIASFSHRSIPLKDGVLLASELQRDNAHSAGVGAIFDRESVQSAEVGAIFDRVLTELVNKMRDMQMDKIELGCLRAIVLFNPDAKGLSNTGEVELLREKVYASLEAYCKQKYPEQQGRFAKLLLRLPALRSIGLKCLEHLFFFKLIGDTPIDTFLMEMLEAPHQLS